Proteins from a genomic interval of Lacticaseibacillus pabuli:
- a CDS encoding Mini-ribonuclease 3, whose amino-acid sequence MINPEQLNGIALAYLGDAIYEPYVRRHLLNRGLTKPAQLQKAAKSFVSAKAQAALIAGMQEQGILSDDEEAMFKHGRNAKSYTHAKNTDVVTYRISTGFEALFGTLDLLDRHDRVDELANWCIEYVENGGTGHGQL is encoded by the coding sequence ATGATTAATCCGGAACAGTTGAATGGGATCGCGCTGGCTTACTTAGGGGATGCCATTTACGAACCTTACGTCCGTCGGCACCTGTTAAACCGTGGCTTAACAAAACCCGCCCAGTTGCAGAAGGCAGCGAAGAGTTTTGTTTCTGCCAAGGCACAGGCCGCGCTCATCGCGGGGATGCAGGAACAAGGCATTCTCAGCGACGACGAAGAAGCCATGTTTAAACACGGCCGGAACGCGAAGAGCTATACCCACGCCAAGAATACGGATGTTGTAACCTATCGCATCTCAACAGGATTTGAAGCTCTGTTCGGCACGCTCGACTTGCTCGACCGGCATGACCGCGTTGATGAACTGGCAAATTGGTGTATTGAATATGTAGAAAACGGGGGAACTGGACATGGCCAACTATAA
- a CDS encoding amino acid ABC transporter permease, protein MLSILTNNLGTLGGAFWVTIECSLLALVGSSVLGIVFALFELSPIRWLHIVGRVYVEVVRNIPLLVITMVFYVVIPKYVFPISGFAAGTIGLTIYTSAFIAETVRAGIEAVAGGQMEGARSVGMTWMQAMTQIVFPQAIKVTIPPLGNQFINLVKNSSVLAFVSGFDLMYQGKLIAAATLNTFDSYFVVGIFYLIITMPLSYFMRYLEKRWQTA, encoded by the coding sequence ATGCTCAGCATTTTAACGAATAATCTGGGCACACTCGGCGGTGCGTTTTGGGTCACCATCGAGTGCAGCCTGCTTGCCTTAGTCGGGTCCTCGGTACTCGGCATTGTGTTCGCCCTGTTCGAACTGAGCCCCATCCGGTGGTTGCACATCGTGGGCCGGGTTTACGTCGAAGTCGTGCGGAACATTCCATTGCTTGTCATCACGATGGTCTTCTACGTGGTCATTCCCAAGTACGTGTTCCCAATCAGCGGGTTCGCTGCCGGGACGATTGGGTTGACCATTTACACCAGCGCGTTCATCGCCGAAACGGTCCGTGCCGGGATTGAAGCGGTCGCTGGTGGTCAGATGGAAGGTGCGCGTAGCGTCGGCATGACCTGGATGCAGGCCATGACACAGATCGTGTTCCCACAGGCCATCAAAGTCACCATTCCACCACTGGGCAACCAGTTTATCAACTTGGTTAAGAACTCATCCGTCCTTGCCTTCGTGTCAGGCTTTGACCTGATGTACCAGGGCAAGCTCATTGCGGCGGCAACGCTCAATACCTTTGATTCTTACTTCGTGGTCGGCATTTTCTACCTGATCATCACGATGCCGCTATCTTACTTCATGCGCTATCTCGAAAAGCGCTGGCAGACGGCTTAA
- the rplA gene encoding 50S ribosomal protein L1 yields the protein MAKKGKNYIEAAKAVDADKLYTPEEAVELVKKVSFAKFDETVEVAYRLNLDPKQADQQLRGAVVLPNGTGKTQRVIVFAQGEQAKQAEAAGADLVGADDLVEKISDGWLDFDVAVATPPMMAKVGRLGRVLGPKGLMPNPKTGTVTMDVTKAVNDIKAGQVAYRVDKAGIIHAPIGKVSFDTAKLVENFKMLNDTLTRIRPASVKGVYIKSLTLTSTFGPGVAVDEGKF from the coding sequence ATGGCTAAAAAAGGTAAAAATTACATTGAGGCTGCTAAGGCAGTCGACGCTGACAAGCTTTACACTCCAGAGGAAGCTGTGGAACTCGTAAAGAAGGTCAGCTTTGCAAAGTTCGACGAAACCGTCGAAGTTGCATACCGTCTCAACCTCGACCCTAAGCAGGCTGATCAGCAGTTGCGTGGCGCCGTTGTCCTTCCAAACGGGACCGGTAAAACTCAGCGCGTGATCGTCTTTGCACAGGGCGAACAAGCTAAGCAGGCTGAAGCTGCTGGTGCTGACTTGGTCGGTGCTGACGACTTGGTTGAAAAGATTTCCGATGGTTGGCTTGATTTTGACGTTGCGGTTGCAACGCCACCTATGATGGCTAAGGTAGGTCGTTTAGGCCGTGTCCTTGGTCCTAAGGGTCTCATGCCTAACCCTAAGACTGGTACTGTTACGATGGACGTGACCAAAGCGGTTAACGACATCAAGGCAGGGCAGGTTGCATACCGTGTTGATAAGGCCGGTATCATCCATGCACCAATCGGTAAGGTCAGCTTTGACACTGCCAAGCTTGTTGAAAACTTCAAGATGCTCAACGATACCTTAACCCGTATCCGTCCTGCATCTGTTAAGGGTGTTTACATCAAGTCCTTGACACTGACATCTACATTCGGCCCTGGTGTCGCTGTGGATGAAGGCAAGTTCTAA
- a CDS encoding transporter substrate-binding domain-containing protein yields the protein MAKRLFKLLAPLVMLVGLVVMLSGCGNSVANRDTLANAKKTDSIVWGVKADTNLFGLMNIKTGKIQGFDIDIAKALTKKILGKKGHAKFTQVTSDTRMPLIKAGNIDAIIATMTITPERAKQVDFSNVYFKAGGSILVKKGSPIKSVKDLKKGTKVIVVQGSTYGDSIKKAAPNTQVLQLADYASAFTALKSGQADALSTDNGILYGMSLQDKNYVVVGGTYTNEPYGIAVNKGQKPFRNAINKALDEIKADGTYDKIAQKWFGDVPGFNVKEVR from the coding sequence ATGGCAAAACGATTGTTTAAGCTCCTAGCACCCCTTGTGATGCTGGTGGGCCTAGTCGTGATGTTGAGCGGCTGTGGGAACAGTGTTGCCAACCGCGATACGCTGGCTAATGCAAAGAAAACTGATTCGATTGTCTGGGGTGTTAAGGCCGACACCAACCTGTTCGGCCTGATGAACATCAAGACGGGTAAGATTCAGGGCTTTGACATTGATATTGCCAAGGCGCTGACCAAGAAGATTCTGGGTAAGAAGGGCCACGCCAAGTTTACGCAGGTCACTTCTGACACCCGGATGCCGCTGATTAAGGCGGGGAACATTGATGCCATTATTGCGACCATGACGATTACGCCTGAACGTGCCAAGCAAGTCGACTTCTCGAACGTCTACTTCAAAGCCGGGGGTTCCATCCTGGTCAAGAAGGGTAGCCCGATCAAGAGCGTCAAGGACCTCAAGAAGGGTACCAAGGTCATCGTCGTGCAAGGTAGTACGTACGGTGACAGTATCAAGAAGGCTGCGCCAAACACGCAGGTGCTCCAGCTAGCCGACTACGCCTCAGCGTTTACGGCGCTGAAGTCCGGTCAAGCTGACGCGCTCTCGACTGATAACGGGATTCTTTATGGGATGTCGCTTCAGGATAAGAATTACGTCGTGGTTGGCGGGACCTACACCAATGAACCTTATGGGATTGCCGTTAACAAGGGTCAAAAGCCATTCCGCAACGCGATTAACAAAGCGCTCGACGAAATTAAGGCGGATGGCACTTACGACAAAATCGCCCAGAAGTGGTTCGGCGACGTTCCTGGTTTCAACGTAAAGGAGGTACGCTAA
- the rlmB gene encoding 23S rRNA (guanosine(2251)-2'-O)-methyltransferase RlmB, whose translation MANYNNDRGRGNGRNGGGKQHGGFDRPRRPRREDEDDRPTASDEVDSDAEFVYGRHAVKEALKAEGAGRINKMFVQEKLKSEQVHEIVKMAQDRKIILSQVPKAKLDLLSNHGNHQGVMVAMAPYAYATIDDIFAAAAAKNEDPFILILDNLEDPHNLGSIMRTADAVGVHGIIIPKHRAVGLTSTVAKVSTGAIEHVPVARVTNLSNAVKELKKRGVWIFGTAMAGQDFRKWDASGSIGLVIGNEGKGISPGLQKQMDGTLTIPMIGHVQSLNASVATGVLLYAAFTSRQEAAAKQ comes from the coding sequence ATGGCCAACTATAATAATGATCGCGGACGTGGCAACGGCCGCAATGGCGGTGGCAAGCAGCACGGCGGCTTTGATCGCCCACGCCGGCCACGTCGCGAGGACGAAGATGACCGCCCAACAGCAAGTGATGAAGTCGATTCAGACGCCGAATTTGTCTACGGCCGTCATGCGGTCAAGGAAGCGCTGAAGGCTGAGGGCGCTGGCCGGATCAACAAGATGTTCGTTCAGGAGAAGCTGAAGTCCGAGCAAGTTCACGAAATTGTGAAGATGGCTCAGGACCGCAAGATTATCCTCAGTCAGGTTCCTAAGGCAAAGCTGGACCTACTTAGCAACCATGGCAATCACCAGGGTGTGATGGTCGCGATGGCGCCATACGCGTACGCTACGATTGACGACATCTTTGCGGCGGCGGCTGCCAAGAACGAGGATCCGTTTATTCTGATTCTTGATAACCTGGAGGACCCGCACAACTTGGGTTCCATCATGAGGACAGCGGACGCGGTCGGTGTGCACGGGATTATTATTCCTAAGCACCGTGCAGTCGGTTTGACGAGCACCGTTGCCAAGGTTTCGACGGGTGCGATTGAACACGTTCCCGTTGCACGTGTGACGAACCTGTCAAATGCCGTGAAGGAACTCAAGAAACGTGGCGTCTGGATCTTTGGCACCGCGATGGCAGGCCAAGACTTCCGTAAGTGGGATGCTTCCGGTTCAATTGGTCTGGTCATCGGGAATGAGGGCAAGGGTATCTCACCTGGCTTGCAAAAGCAGATGGACGGCACCTTGACCATCCCAATGATTGGCCACGTGCAGAGCCTCAATGCGAGTGTGGCTACTGGTGTGCTGTTGTATGCAGCATTTACCAGTCGTCAAGAAGCTGCGGCTAAGCAATAG
- the hflX gene encoding GTPase HflX, with protein sequence MPETQAEPTKVIISGITRRQENFDYTMTELGELAKAAGYNVVAKVTQSLDNPTGATYFGKGKVEELGETATMNDASLIIVNDELSPSQLRNIEKGAKVHTIDRTQLILDIFGLRARSKQAKTQVEIARLRYQLPRLRQRNAGFDQQGGGSTGAGGALANRGAGETQLEQDQRVLRKRIGRLKQELVDEERDEAVRSNQRQESAYPTVALVGYTNAGKSTTMNGLLNLFAERPDDKQVEEKDMLFATLDTSVRSIDLPGNRKFLLSDTVGFVGKLPTKLVDSFKATLAEAKNADLLIQVVDYADDNYPDMMKVTEDTLKEIGAEDIPMIVAYNKADLRNDGTTFPEENGEDHLVYSARDKASLQKLAEMIERHIFADAVTAQYLIPFTDGAVVSKLNEVARVDKTEYTEDGTLITATMTQANAGRFAKYVQEQ encoded by the coding sequence ATGCCTGAAACACAAGCAGAACCAACGAAAGTAATTATCTCAGGAATCACCCGTCGTCAGGAAAATTTTGATTACACGATGACCGAACTCGGCGAACTCGCCAAGGCGGCTGGTTATAACGTGGTCGCCAAAGTCACCCAAAGTCTCGACAACCCCACCGGTGCCACCTACTTTGGTAAGGGGAAGGTTGAAGAACTCGGTGAGACCGCGACCATGAATGATGCCTCGCTCATCATCGTGAACGATGAACTCAGCCCTAGCCAGCTCCGTAACATCGAAAAGGGCGCTAAGGTCCACACCATCGACCGCACCCAGCTCATTTTGGATATCTTCGGTTTACGGGCCCGTTCCAAGCAGGCCAAGACCCAGGTTGAAATTGCCCGTCTGCGGTACCAGCTGCCACGTCTGCGCCAGCGCAACGCCGGATTTGACCAACAAGGTGGTGGGAGCACCGGTGCCGGCGGTGCCCTTGCCAACCGTGGTGCTGGTGAAACCCAGCTGGAACAAGACCAGCGGGTTCTGCGTAAGCGCATCGGTCGTCTCAAGCAGGAACTGGTCGACGAAGAGCGCGACGAGGCCGTCCGCTCCAACCAGCGTCAGGAGAGTGCTTACCCAACCGTAGCCTTAGTTGGTTACACCAACGCGGGTAAGTCCACCACCATGAACGGGCTGCTCAACTTATTCGCCGAGCGCCCGGATGACAAGCAGGTCGAAGAAAAAGACATGCTGTTTGCCACGCTGGACACGTCCGTGCGTAGCATCGACCTGCCTGGTAACCGTAAGTTCCTCTTGAGCGATACGGTCGGCTTCGTCGGCAAGCTGCCTACCAAGCTGGTCGATTCGTTTAAGGCCACCCTGGCAGAAGCAAAGAATGCGGACCTGCTCATCCAGGTCGTCGATTACGCAGACGACAACTACCCTGACATGATGAAGGTCACCGAGGATACACTGAAGGAAATTGGCGCTGAGGACATTCCGATGATTGTCGCCTACAACAAGGCCGACCTGCGGAACGACGGCACCACCTTCCCTGAAGAAAACGGCGAAGATCACCTCGTCTACTCTGCCCGCGACAAGGCGTCCCTGCAGAAGCTGGCCGAGATGATTGAGCGGCACATCTTCGCAGATGCCGTCACGGCCCAGTACCTGATTCCATTCACGGATGGCGCCGTTGTCAGCAAGTTGAACGAGGTGGCACGCGTCGATAAGACTGAGTACACCGAAGACGGCACGCTGATCACCGCCACCATGACCCAGGCAAATGCCGGTCGCTTTGCGAAATACGTCCAAGAACAGTAG
- the secE gene encoding preprotein translocase subunit SecE has protein sequence MKFLKSVVKEMQMVTWPTSKETRRDTTTVIVTSILFAIYFALADWAIVSLLQKFLF, from the coding sequence ATGAAGTTTTTGAAGAGCGTTGTTAAAGAAATGCAGATGGTCACATGGCCAACATCAAAGGAAACCCGTCGTGATACCACGACTGTTATCGTGACCTCCATTTTGTTTGCAATCTACTTCGCACTGGCAGACTGGGCGATTGTCTCACTGCTTCAGAAGTTCTTGTTCTAA
- the rplK gene encoding 50S ribosomal protein L11 encodes MAKKVANVVKLQIPAGKATPAPPVGPALGQAGINIMGFTKDFNARTADQAGMLIPVVITVFEDRSFEFVTKTPPAAVLLKKAAGVEHGSGEPNTKKVAKVTKAQVQQIAETKMQDLNAGSVEAAMRMVEGTARSMGFEVEG; translated from the coding sequence GTGGCTAAAAAAGTAGCAAATGTCGTAAAACTTCAGATCCCTGCTGGTAAGGCAACACCTGCCCCTCCAGTTGGTCCTGCTCTTGGGCAGGCCGGGATTAACATCATGGGCTTCACAAAGGACTTCAACGCTCGGACTGCAGATCAGGCCGGCATGCTGATTCCTGTTGTGATCACCGTTTTCGAAGACCGTTCTTTCGAATTCGTAACCAAGACTCCTCCAGCAGCTGTCCTTCTTAAGAAGGCTGCTGGCGTGGAACACGGTTCTGGTGAACCAAACACCAAGAAGGTTGCTAAGGTAACCAAGGCTCAGGTTCAGCAGATCGCTGAAACGAAGATGCAAGACCTTAACGCTGGTAGTGTTGAAGCTGCTATGCGCATGGTTGAAGGGACTGCACGGTCCATGGGCTTCGAAGTCGAAGGCTAA
- a CDS encoding amino acid ABC transporter ATP-binding protein: MSMIEFHDVEKYYGDFHALKNINLKIDKGEVVTVIGPSGSGKSTLLRTINGLEQITSGKLLVNDMDLADKKTDMNRTRRDVGMVFQHFNLYANKTVLDNITLGPRLVLKQDKAKSEKEAMDLLKMVGLADKSASFPSMLSGGQKQRVAIARSLAMHPKAILFDEPTSALDPEMVGDVLDVMKKIAQQGMTMVVVTHEMGFAKQVGNRIIFMADGTILEDSSDVTDFFAHPKDKRAQEFISKIINH; the protein is encoded by the coding sequence ATGTCCATGATCGAGTTTCACGATGTCGAGAAATACTACGGCGATTTCCACGCGCTGAAGAACATTAATCTCAAAATTGATAAGGGTGAGGTTGTCACCGTTATCGGGCCGTCTGGGTCTGGTAAATCAACCTTGCTGCGGACTATCAATGGACTTGAACAGATTACAAGTGGCAAACTTCTGGTCAATGACATGGATCTTGCTGACAAGAAAACGGATATGAACCGTACCCGTCGTGATGTCGGCATGGTGTTCCAACACTTTAACCTGTATGCCAACAAGACGGTGTTGGATAACATTACCCTTGGTCCGCGTTTGGTGCTCAAGCAGGACAAAGCAAAATCTGAAAAAGAGGCCATGGACCTCTTGAAGATGGTTGGGTTAGCTGACAAGTCAGCTAGTTTCCCTAGTATGTTATCAGGTGGTCAAAAGCAGCGTGTTGCGATTGCCCGTAGCCTCGCGATGCACCCGAAGGCCATCCTGTTTGATGAACCAACCAGTGCGCTGGACCCTGAAATGGTTGGTGATGTGCTGGACGTTATGAAGAAGATTGCCCAGCAAGGCATGACCATGGTCGTGGTTACCCACGAAATGGGATTTGCCAAGCAGGTGGGTAACCGGATTATCTTCATGGCTGATGGGACAATTCTTGAAGACAGTTCTGATGTTACGGACTTCTTCGCCCACCCAAAGGACAAACGTGCGCAGGAATTCATTAGTAAGATTATTAACCACTAG
- the rpmG gene encoding 50S ribosomal protein L33: MSLKKVALACSVCGQRNYFVPENKKRTERLTLNKYCKHCGKVTVHRETR; the protein is encoded by the coding sequence ATGAGTTTAAAAAAAGTGGCGTTAGCCTGCAGCGTGTGCGGTCAACGGAATTACTTTGTTCCTGAGAACAAGAAGCGCACAGAGCGGCTGACCCTAAATAAATATTGTAAGCACTGCGGTAAGGTTACTGTTCACCGCGAAACCCGTTAG
- a CDS encoding DMT family transporter — translation MNWLILVLAGLCECVWATTMKLSDGFTKLPYTLVTVVGMIASFVLLARASRHIPLSVSYPVWTGIGAVGAVLLGLILFHERLNLWTLGFVVLLIVSIVGIKVSSAG, via the coding sequence ATGAACTGGTTGATTTTAGTATTAGCAGGACTGTGTGAGTGCGTGTGGGCGACAACCATGAAACTAAGCGATGGTTTCACGAAATTGCCGTATACTTTGGTCACAGTAGTGGGGATGATTGCGAGCTTTGTGTTACTAGCACGAGCTAGCCGCCATATCCCGCTGAGCGTTTCCTATCCCGTATGGACGGGCATTGGCGCGGTGGGTGCCGTGCTACTGGGGCTCATACTCTTTCATGAGCGGCTCAACTTGTGGACATTGGGTTTTGTCGTGCTGCTTATTGTCAGCATTGTGGGCATTAAAGTTTCAAGCGCAGGCTAA
- a CDS encoding amino acid ABC transporter permease produces MSNFANALSWVNISYLLKGFAITLEVSFISILISFVLGTILGIIRYVKIRFVSAFVGFIIDLIRNLPLLLLLFFVYFGLPNLGVRLNAVSATIIALSIFEAAMIAEIVRSGINAVSKGQMEAARSNGFTYSQAMYHIILPQALRKMIPPLVSQFISLIKDTSLATIILLPEVTFNAQLIYGQNVNYMIPMYVSLAVLYFIVNFLLSIASNRLAKRLAI; encoded by the coding sequence ATGTCAAATTTTGCAAATGCACTATCTTGGGTTAACATTTCCTACCTGCTGAAGGGGTTTGCCATCACCTTGGAAGTTTCATTCATTTCCATCTTGATTAGCTTCGTTTTAGGCACGATTTTGGGAATTATCCGGTACGTGAAGATCCGGTTTGTTTCTGCTTTTGTCGGGTTCATCATTGATTTAATACGGAACCTGCCACTCCTGCTATTGCTGTTCTTCGTTTACTTCGGGCTGCCAAACCTGGGTGTCCGGCTGAACGCGGTCTCCGCAACCATCATTGCACTGAGTATCTTTGAAGCAGCGATGATTGCTGAAATCGTTCGTTCCGGGATCAACGCGGTGTCGAAGGGGCAGATGGAAGCGGCACGGTCAAACGGTTTTACTTACAGCCAGGCGATGTACCACATCATCCTGCCACAAGCGTTGCGCAAGATGATTCCACCACTGGTTAGTCAGTTCATCAGTCTGATTAAGGACACGAGTTTAGCAACGATTATCCTGCTGCCAGAAGTGACCTTTAACGCACAGCTGATTTACGGACAGAACGTGAACTACATGATTCCAATGTACGTTTCGCTGGCCGTCCTGTACTTCATCGTCAACTTCCTACTTTCCATTGCGTCAAATCGTTTGGCAAAGCGGTTGGCAATTTAA
- a CDS encoding DUF6681 family protein gives MLTALDLVNRLLNYFNIQDKPKGKVFTVVAFVANFYILYVALNNLRFAGYRWRGVLYMALFLVFLYFIFLNFLYYFTNKKFKYDISPKIEKALGGNAKVHKEAVEAFTKVDQPSSGVFAEDEMLPSSVTINHNQQLALDKLVDAMVHEGIVTTNYQGLDDDALARVATDTKGPLLAIGAPVPLPFFELRHTLDNRYVIIAGLNSLDYNEIATVTKVGISPIDRAAEQYSLAAASVTLTGGQQKELGRSGMQEYSEKYSINVRIAYKNPNESVQ, from the coding sequence ATGCTCACAGCACTTGATTTAGTGAACCGCCTGCTTAATTATTTCAATATTCAGGACAAACCTAAGGGCAAGGTCTTTACAGTTGTGGCGTTTGTCGCTAACTTTTACATCCTGTACGTCGCGTTGAACAATCTGCGTTTTGCCGGTTATCGCTGGCGCGGGGTGCTATACATGGCCTTGTTCCTCGTCTTTTTGTACTTCATCTTCCTGAATTTTCTTTATTACTTCACGAACAAGAAATTTAAATATGACATTTCGCCGAAAATCGAAAAGGCGCTGGGCGGGAACGCCAAGGTGCACAAGGAGGCCGTTGAAGCCTTTACCAAGGTGGATCAGCCCAGCTCCGGCGTCTTTGCCGAGGATGAAATGCTGCCCAGCAGTGTGACCATCAATCACAACCAGCAGTTGGCACTCGACAAACTGGTGGATGCCATGGTTCACGAGGGCATTGTCACGACGAACTACCAGGGACTGGATGACGATGCCTTGGCACGTGTTGCGACGGATACCAAGGGGCCACTCCTGGCCATTGGGGCGCCGGTGCCACTCCCGTTTTTTGAGTTGCGTCATACCCTCGATAATCGTTATGTCATTATCGCCGGACTGAATAGTTTGGACTACAACGAGATTGCCACCGTGACGAAAGTGGGGATTAGCCCGATTGACCGCGCGGCAGAACAATACAGTTTGGCGGCCGCGAGCGTCACCTTAACGGGTGGTCAGCAAAAGGAACTCGGTCGTTCAGGTATGCAAGAATATTCTGAAAAATACAGTATAAATGTCAGGATAGCTTACAAGAATCCGAACGAATCGGTACAATAA
- a CDS encoding sigma-70 family RNA polymerase sigma factor: MNDHEIELIRRAPEDSDAFMELFTLYKPIVLGQIRQMYLRDLSRDDWLQEASIALMRAAKSFDPSSGSQFGPYYKMVVHSHYVSVLRRAMARKRVPPYALAYLSERPAENSLADILGYSGRNEQERIFALRLDWENFVSELSPLERVALHHKLKTRPLDDRQKRALERVKHKLKTFLADLAD, from the coding sequence ATGAATGATCATGAGATAGAACTAATTCGCCGCGCGCCTGAGGATTCAGACGCGTTTATGGAATTATTTACGCTTTATAAGCCCATTGTGCTAGGCCAAATTCGGCAAATGTACCTGCGTGATTTGTCCCGAGATGATTGGCTACAAGAGGCCAGCATTGCCTTGATGCGTGCTGCGAAATCTTTTGATCCCAGCTCTGGGTCTCAATTTGGCCCCTACTACAAGATGGTTGTTCACTCGCATTACGTCTCCGTGCTGCGACGTGCAATGGCGCGCAAACGTGTGCCACCATACGCCTTGGCTTATTTATCAGAGCGGCCTGCGGAAAATAGTCTGGCGGACATTCTGGGTTATTCGGGACGCAACGAGCAGGAGCGTATCTTTGCGTTGCGCTTGGACTGGGAGAACTTTGTTAGCGAGCTGTCGCCATTAGAGCGGGTCGCATTGCACCACAAACTCAAGACACGGCCACTTGATGATCGTCAAAAGCGTGCGCTGGAGCGGGTGAAGCATAAGTTAAAAACCTTTCTAGCCGACCTCGCCGACTAG
- the rplJ gene encoding 50S ribosomal protein L10: MSETIIAGKAKVVAGITEQFNNAESAVVVNYRGLTVDEVTELRKELREAGAKMEVIKNTYLRRAADAAGYEGLDDVFSGPTAIAFGSDDVTAPARIMKKFAKQFDALEIKGGFIQGKIATLEQIDELAGLPDREGMLSMLLSVLQAPVRNVAYAVKAVSDSKNEEPAA, from the coding sequence ATGAGTGAAACAATCATTGCTGGGAAGGCTAAAGTCGTAGCCGGTATCACAGAACAGTTCAACAACGCGGAATCCGCTGTTGTTGTTAACTACCGTGGTCTGACTGTTGACGAAGTAACCGAACTGCGTAAGGAACTGCGTGAAGCAGGTGCCAAGATGGAAGTCATCAAGAACACCTACCTTCGCCGTGCTGCTGACGCTGCAGGTTACGAAGGTCTCGACGACGTCTTCAGCGGTCCTACTGCTATTGCTTTCGGTTCTGACGATGTTACGGCTCCTGCCCGCATCATGAAGAAGTTTGCTAAGCAGTTCGATGCCCTTGAAATTAAGGGTGGCTTTATCCAGGGAAAGATCGCAACCTTGGAACAGATCGACGAACTCGCTGGTCTGCCAGATCGCGAAGGTATGCTTTCAATGCTGCTTTCCGTATTGCAGGCACCAGTTCGCAACGTCGCATACGCCGTCAAGGCTGTATCCGACAGCAAGAACGAAGAACCAGCAGCCTAA
- the nusG gene encoding transcription termination/antitermination protein NusG, giving the protein MDSADKQWYVLHTYSGYENKVKANLESRAGSMGMDDYIFRVIVPEEEEHTLKNGKEKVETEKTFPGYVLVEMVMTDESWFVVRNTPGVTGFVGSHGAGSKPAPLMPDEIAKILRELGMETHKTDVDYEVGETVKIIDGAFSGTTGKLTEVDHEHYKLKAIIEMFGRETTAELDFDQAAKIQ; this is encoded by the coding sequence ATGGATTCTGCAGATAAGCAGTGGTACGTATTGCACACTTACTCCGGTTACGAGAACAAGGTTAAAGCTAACCTCGAATCCCGTGCTGGCTCAATGGGCATGGATGATTACATCTTCCGTGTAATTGTTCCTGAAGAAGAGGAACACACGCTGAAGAACGGTAAGGAGAAGGTTGAGACCGAAAAGACCTTCCCTGGCTACGTGCTGGTTGAAATGGTCATGACCGATGAATCATGGTTCGTTGTGCGGAACACGCCAGGGGTTACCGGTTTTGTCGGTAGTCACGGTGCTGGGAGCAAGCCTGCCCCACTGATGCCAGATGAAATCGCCAAGATTCTGCGTGAGCTTGGGATGGAAACACACAAGACTGACGTGGACTACGAAGTCGGTGAGACCGTTAAGATTATCGATGGTGCCTTCTCAGGGACAACCGGTAAGCTGACGGAAGTCGACCACGAGCACTACAAGCTCAAGGCCATCATCGAAATGTTTGGCCGTGAAACCACAGCCGAACTTGATTTCGACCAGGCTGCCAAGATTCAGTAA
- the rplL gene encoding 50S ribosomal protein L7/L12 yields the protein MALDTQAIVDQLKDASILELNDLVKAIEEEFNVTAAAPVAAAGAAAGADAEAKDSFTVELTDVGQEKVKVIKEVRAITGLGLKDAKGLVDAAPSSIKEDVATDDANKIKEQLEAVGATVTLK from the coding sequence ATGGCATTGGACACACAAGCAATTGTCGACCAGCTTAAGGATGCTTCTATTCTTGAACTGAACGACCTCGTAAAGGCAATCGAAGAAGAATTCAACGTTACCGCAGCTGCTCCTGTAGCAGCAGCCGGTGCAGCTGCTGGCGCAGATGCAGAAGCTAAGGACAGCTTCACCGTTGAACTTACTGACGTAGGTCAGGAAAAGGTTAAGGTCATCAAGGAAGTCCGTGCGATTACCGGTCTTGGCCTCAAGGATGCTAAGGGCCTCGTTGATGCAGCTCCTTCTTCCATCAAGGAAGACGTTGCTACTGACGACGCTAACAAGATCAAGGAACAGCTCGAAGCTGTTGGCGCAACCGTTACCCTCAAGTAA